One genomic region from Campylobacter concisus encodes:
- a CDS encoding ABC-F family ATP-binding cassette domain-containing protein translates to MLEVRGLTQRFASSLLFEDVNLKLNRHNRYGLIGANGAGKSTFLKILSGAIEPTSGEIVIENGLKVGVLGQDQFAFENFTLKDAVLYGNKRLYDAVKEKEKLYMSEEFTDEINERLSELEMISAEEDPSYEYETRIEKILSSLGLNEFDKLMSEVENSDKVKVLLAQVLFPKPDILFLDEPTNNLDIDAIAWLENELNRHEGTLVVISHDRHFLNRVCTNILDVDFKKIREFSGNYDNWYMAANLIAKQHEMERDKKLKEKEELEKFIARFSANASKAKQATSRAKQLEKLDIAEIAVSSRRDPSILFRANREIGNELIELKNISKKFDNKVIFENFNFKLEKGDKLAIIGHNGVGKSTLCKIIMGELKPDAGEVHIGATIELGYFAQDTVNKIDGELKLYEYLQDAKNKDIDEIRKCLGRMLFSGAEQEKAVGALSGGEKHRVRLAQLMLHRPNLLVMDEPNNHLDLEAIIALGEAFYNFNGSVICVSHDRELIDAFANRILHLKGNGEVVNFKGTYEEYRANLGFES, encoded by the coding sequence ATGTTAGAAGTTAGGGGACTTACTCAAAGATTTGCAAGCAGTTTGCTATTTGAAGATGTAAATTTAAAGCTAAATCGCCACAATAGATATGGACTAATTGGTGCAAATGGCGCTGGTAAATCGACATTTTTAAAAATTTTAAGCGGAGCTATCGAGCCGACTAGCGGCGAGATCGTCATAGAAAATGGACTAAAGGTTGGCGTGCTTGGGCAAGATCAGTTTGCATTTGAAAATTTCACACTAAAAGACGCGGTACTTTATGGCAACAAACGCCTATATGACGCTGTAAAAGAGAAAGAAAAGCTCTATATGAGCGAGGAATTTACAGATGAGATAAATGAGCGCTTAAGCGAGCTTGAGATGATAAGTGCTGAAGAAGACCCAAGCTACGAGTACGAGACTAGGATAGAAAAAATTTTAAGCTCGCTTGGGTTAAATGAATTTGATAAGCTCATGAGCGAGGTCGAAAACTCAGATAAAGTTAAAGTTTTGCTAGCTCAAGTGCTATTTCCAAAGCCAGACATCTTGTTTTTAGACGAGCCGACAAACAACCTTGATATAGACGCGATCGCATGGCTAGAAAACGAGCTAAACCGCCACGAGGGCACACTTGTGGTTATCAGCCACGATAGGCACTTTTTAAATAGAGTTTGCACAAACATTTTGGATGTGGATTTTAAGAAAATTCGCGAGTTTTCAGGCAACTACGACAACTGGTATATGGCTGCAAATTTGATCGCAAAGCAGCATGAGATGGAGCGTGACAAGAAGCTAAAAGAGAAAGAGGAGCTGGAGAAATTTATCGCGAGATTTTCAGCAAATGCGAGTAAGGCAAAGCAGGCGACCTCTCGTGCAAAGCAGCTTGAAAAGCTCGATATCGCAGAAATCGCAGTATCAAGCAGACGTGATCCTAGTATTCTATTTCGTGCAAACCGCGAGATAGGAAATGAGCTAATAGAGCTAAAGAACATTAGTAAGAAATTTGACAATAAAGTGATATTTGAAAACTTTAACTTTAAGCTTGAAAAGGGCGATAAACTAGCTATTATCGGTCATAATGGCGTTGGTAAAAGTACGCTTTGCAAGATCATAATGGGCGAGCTAAAGCCTGATGCGGGCGAAGTGCATATAGGCGCGACCATCGAGCTAGGATATTTTGCACAAGATACGGTAAATAAGATAGATGGCGAGCTAAAGCTTTATGAGTACTTGCAAGATGCCAAAAACAAGGACATCGATGAGATTAGAAAGTGCCTTGGCAGGATGCTCTTTAGCGGTGCTGAGCAAGAAAAGGCAGTAGGCGCGCTAAGCGGTGGCGAAAAACACCGCGTGAGACTAGCTCAGCTTATGCTTCACAGACCAAATTTACTTGTCATGGATGAGCCAAACAACCACCTCGATCTTGAGGCTATCATCGCGCTTGGCGAGGCATTTTATAACTTTAACGGCTCAGTTATCTGCGTGAGCCACGACAGGGAGCTAATAGACGCCTTTGCAAATAGAATTTTACACCTAAAAGGCAATGGCGAAGTGGTTAATTTTAAAGGCACATATGAAGAATACAGAGCAAATTTGGGATTTGAGAGCTAA
- a CDS encoding IMPACT family protein yields the protein MQTIDRIFKAQLDIKKSNFLAFLCPISSFKSLHESLKEEHFKAVHIVWATRELNKYGQIVENQSDDGEPKGTSGQPSLNALRGAGLINVGVLIVRYFGGIKLGTGGLVRAYSGAVNEAINEAIKDGGVMKFEIKDEVKFFTPFSLMSRFEHYFATKNLSEFEREFNDTGAIWSVNLNEAEFAELFKFCKEFEATEFNFLALALSGKSLFAHQS from the coding sequence TTGCAGACGATTGATAGGATTTTTAAAGCCCAGCTTGATATAAAAAAGTCAAATTTTTTAGCATTTTTGTGCCCGATTAGCTCGTTTAAAAGCTTGCATGAGAGCCTAAAAGAGGAGCATTTTAAGGCTGTTCACATAGTTTGGGCGACAAGGGAATTAAACAAATACGGACAAATCGTTGAAAATCAAAGCGATGATGGCGAGCCAAAGGGCACTAGCGGTCAGCCAAGCCTAAACGCGCTAAGGGGGGCGGGGCTCATAAATGTTGGTGTCTTGATAGTCAGGTATTTTGGCGGGATCAAGCTTGGCACTGGAGGGCTGGTAAGAGCCTACTCTGGGGCTGTAAATGAAGCGATAAATGAAGCGATAAAAGATGGTGGCGTGATGAAATTTGAGATAAAAGATGAGGTTAAATTTTTTACGCCATTTTCATTAATGAGCCGCTTTGAGCACTATTTTGCCACTAAAAATTTAAGCGAGTTTGAAAGAGAATTTAATGACACTGGAGCGATCTGGAGCGTAAATTTAAATGAGGCGGAGTTTGCTGAGCTATTTAAATTTTGCAAAGAATTTGAAGCAACTGAGTTTAATTTTTTAGCCCTTGCGCTTAGTGGCAAGAGCTTATTCGCTCATCAAAGCTAA
- a CDS encoding DUF1287 domain-containing protein → MKKFLLLVLFATQIFAFSASKFVNDARLQIGVTLSYDPSYEGLAYPMGDVDIKKGVCTDVVIRALRHQEMDLQRLIFEDISRNFASYPKKWGLKKADKNIDHRRVLNIATYLKRKGFEVSDDKFLPGDIVTWMLPRNLPHIGVISDKFEGQTPLVIHNIGSGVQEENILYNYKITGHFRLK, encoded by the coding sequence ATGAAGAAATTTCTGCTTTTGGTTCTTTTTGCCACACAAATTTTTGCCTTTTCGGCGAGCAAATTTGTAAATGATGCTAGGTTGCAGATCGGCGTGACGCTAAGTTACGATCCAAGCTACGAAGGGCTCGCCTATCCAATGGGCGACGTGGATATCAAAAAGGGCGTTTGTACCGATGTTGTGATAAGGGCGCTACGTCATCAAGAGATGGATCTGCAAAGACTCATTTTTGAAGATATAAGTAGAAATTTCGCAAGCTATCCTAAAAAATGGGGACTTAAAAAGGCTGATAAAAACATCGATCACAGGCGTGTTTTAAACATCGCTACCTATCTAAAAAGGAAAGGTTTTGAGGTGAGCGATGATAAATTTCTGCCAGGGGATATCGTCACATGGATGCTACCAAGAAATTTACCTCACATTGGCGTGATCTCAGATAAATTTGAAGGCCAAACACCGCTTGTCATCCACAATATCGGCTCTGGCGTACAAGAAGAAAATATACTTTATAACTACAAGATCACAGGTCATTTTAGGCTAAAGTAG
- the galU gene encoding UTP--glucose-1-phosphate uridylyltransferase GalU encodes MIQTCLFPAAGYGTRFLPATKSLPKEMLPILTKPLIHYGVDEALEAGMDNMAFVTGRGKRALEDYFDISYELEKEIAGSSKESLLSEVRNLMSSCTFSFTRQNAMKGLGHAIYTGKTLVRDEAFGVILADDLCINENGEGVLSQMVKIYEKYRCSVVAVMEVPKEQTKSYGVVSGRFIEDDLIMVDDMVEKPDPAEAPTNLAIIGRYILTPDIFNILERTKPGKNGEIQITDALKTQAKDGMVLAYKFKGKRFDCGSIDGFVEATNFFYERSK; translated from the coding sequence ATGATACAAACTTGCCTATTTCCAGCGGCTGGATACGGAACGAGGTTTTTGCCAGCTACAAAATCGCTCCCAAAAGAGATGTTGCCGATCCTTACAAAACCGCTCATTCACTACGGCGTTGATGAGGCACTTGAGGCTGGCATGGATAATATGGCATTTGTCACAGGGCGCGGAAAAAGAGCGCTTGAGGACTATTTTGACATCAGCTACGAGCTAGAAAAAGAGATCGCTGGCAGCTCAAAAGAGTCGCTGCTTAGCGAAGTTAGAAATTTAATGAGCTCATGCACATTTTCATTTACTAGGCAAAATGCCATGAAAGGGCTTGGACATGCTATTTATACAGGTAAAACGCTAGTTCGAGATGAAGCATTTGGAGTCATTTTGGCAGATGATCTATGCATAAATGAAAATGGTGAGGGCGTGCTTTCACAGATGGTTAAAATTTATGAAAAGTATCGCTGCAGTGTCGTTGCTGTGATGGAAGTGCCAAAAGAGCAGACCAAGTCTTACGGCGTTGTAAGCGGCAGGTTTATAGAAGATGATCTTATAATGGTTGATGATATGGTTGAAAAGCCTGATCCAGCCGAGGCTCCGACAAATTTAGCTATCATTGGTCGCTACATCCTAACGCCAGATATTTTTAACATCTTAGAGCGAACAAAGCCAGGTAAAAACGGCGAAATTCAGATCACTGACGCGCTAAAAACGCAGGCAAAAGATGGTATGGTGCTAGCTTATAAATTTAAGGGCAAGAGGTTTGACTGTGGTAGTATAGATGGCTTTGTCGAAGCTACAAATTTCTTTTACGAGCGAAGTAAATGA
- a CDS encoding glucose-6-phosphate isomerase has protein sequence MIETSFKFNFASSDVIDSYAKRINDEYESGEIGYYHLPVLGQNLLGEIEEYEKGLAHIKNVVLVGIGGSSLGVKALKSMLDGTKGIKRELLFLDNVDPCSYKSTLDGVNFDETLFVISSKSGNTIETITIFKCLLDDFKPQNLGKNFLIITDPGTNLENFAKENGIKFFNIPKNVGGRFSVLSAIGLVPLGICGYDIKALLDGALACKKQYIEQKDNSIVAKAYHYATNRNASINVIFSYCDRFFEFNDWYVQLWAESLGKKRGYKRVGLTPVGLVGSRDQHSFLQLIMDGVKDKSVTFIKIKDHASDKTIPNLSLKGLEECDFVAGLSLNELINLQCDATAMALVQEGISVDTITLERLDEFHAGWLIFYYELLTSATGIMLGINTYDQPGVEIGKRILKTMLLK, from the coding sequence ATGATAGAAACTTCATTTAAATTTAACTTCGCAAGTAGCGACGTCATCGACTCTTATGCCAAACGCATAAACGACGAGTACGAAAGCGGTGAGATAGGCTACTACCACTTGCCAGTGCTTGGGCAAAATTTACTTGGCGAGATCGAGGAGTATGAAAAGGGGCTAGCTCATATCAAAAATGTCGTGCTAGTTGGCATTGGCGGCAGCAGTCTTGGCGTAAAGGCGCTAAAATCAATGCTTGATGGCACAAAGGGGATAAAAAGAGAGCTTTTGTTTTTAGATAACGTCGATCCTTGCAGCTACAAAAGCACGCTTGATGGGGTAAATTTTGATGAGACGCTTTTTGTAATAAGCTCAAAATCAGGCAACACAATCGAGACGATCACTATTTTTAAGTGCTTGCTTGATGACTTTAAACCTCAAAATTTAGGCAAAAATTTCCTAATCATAACTGATCCTGGGACAAATTTAGAAAATTTTGCCAAAGAAAATGGGATTAAATTTTTTAATATTCCAAAAAATGTTGGCGGTAGATTTAGCGTGCTAAGTGCGATCGGCCTTGTGCCTCTTGGTATCTGTGGCTACGATATAAAGGCGCTTTTAGATGGTGCACTTGCTTGTAAGAAGCAATACATCGAGCAAAAAGATAACTCTATCGTCGCAAAAGCCTACCACTACGCCACTAATAGAAACGCTAGCATAAATGTCATATTTAGCTACTGCGATAGATTTTTTGAATTTAACGACTGGTATGTGCAGCTTTGGGCTGAGAGCCTTGGTAAAAAAAGAGGTTATAAAAGAGTTGGTCTTACGCCAGTTGGACTTGTCGGTAGCCGTGATCAGCACAGCTTTTTGCAGCTTATCATGGACGGTGTAAAAGATAAGAGCGTGACATTTATAAAGATAAAAGATCACGCAAGCGACAAGACTATCCCAAATTTGAGCCTAAAAGGGCTTGAAGAGTGCGATTTTGTGGCGGGTCTAAGCCTAAATGAGCTTATAAATTTGCAGTGCGACGCGACTGCTATGGCGCTGGTGCAAGAGGGCATAAGTGTTGATACGATCACGCTTGAGAGGCTTGATGAGTTTCATGCTGGCTGGCTCATTTTCTACTACGAGTTGCTCACCTCGGCCACTGGCATCATGCTAGGCATCAACACCTATGATCAGCCAGGCGTTGAGATAGGAAAACGTATCCTAAAAACCATGCTTTTAAAGTAA
- the lgt gene encoding prolipoprotein diacylglyceryl transferase gives MEIWNDIYNHFNPVAFSIFGFSVHWYGLMYILALVLALAMAKYLVKKDKIPISNQLLDNYFFWVEIGVILGARLGWVLVYSGEVSYYLTQPWQIFNPFHNGEFIGIRGMSYHGAVVGFLLATYLFCKRYKQNLWQLLDLCAVCIPFGYTFGRIGNFLNQELFGRVTDVPWAINVFGQPRHPSQLYEAFLEGLVIFIILFLYRKFKKFNGELIALYAILYTFARFICEFFREPDSGLGFIIFNLSMGQILSLIMCGFGIFIYAMLYKKFSKL, from the coding sequence ATGGAAATTTGGAACGACATTTATAACCACTTTAACCCAGTCGCCTTTAGTATCTTTGGCTTTAGTGTGCACTGGTACGGGCTTATGTATATTTTAGCCCTTGTTTTAGCACTTGCCATGGCAAAATATCTCGTTAAAAAAGATAAAATCCCAATCTCAAATCAGCTTTTGGATAACTACTTTTTTTGGGTAGAGATAGGTGTCATTTTAGGCGCTAGGCTTGGCTGGGTTTTAGTATATTCAGGCGAAGTAAGCTACTACTTGACGCAGCCTTGGCAAATTTTTAATCCATTTCATAACGGCGAATTTATAGGAATTCGTGGTATGAGTTATCACGGAGCTGTAGTTGGCTTTTTGCTTGCGACATATCTATTTTGCAAAAGGTATAAACAAAATTTATGGCAGCTACTTGATCTTTGTGCGGTTTGCATACCTTTTGGCTATACATTTGGCAGGATCGGAAATTTCTTAAATCAAGAGCTTTTTGGACGAGTTACAGATGTGCCTTGGGCGATAAATGTTTTTGGCCAACCAAGACATCCTAGCCAACTTTATGAGGCATTCTTAGAAGGTTTAGTTATTTTTATTATTTTATTTTTATATAGGAAATTTAAGAAATTTAATGGCGAGCTGATCGCGCTTTATGCTATTTTATACACTTTTGCAAGATTTATTTGTGAATTTTTTAGAGAGCCTGATTCAGGGCTTGGATTTATTATTTTTAATCTTTCAATGGGTCAAATATTATCACTTATCATGTGTGGTTTTGGAATTTTTATTTATGCCATGCTTTATAAAAAATTTTCAAAGCTCTAA